From Pelobates fuscus isolate aPelFus1 unplaced genomic scaffold, aPelFus1.pri scaffold_33, whole genome shotgun sequence, the proteins below share one genomic window:
- the LOC134584875 gene encoding transmembrane protein 177-like — translation MASPFISRLLVFTQRYRGRLLAISCAGLFTASISYHVFPEQTFRRLYQSWSKGEPVELSNKLQTLFQDVLQEACIASPSGYKPFAAFGFHPVSAGLPLLPGRCLIGIPANYNTNEAGGPGIVDRVLLVNGKEVVWDSEIGAHLKDSLILSTEAQKFALAREAFYAQNYSPVIKASVAPACLSGVCLFGVAVKQLLGIYSGPVVLRGLFNMGALLLGFVVYFLCNDAISQWLDYRTDRQVAAISKSYAQGGLEFYDKILARNRSLRTLMGKQGETMYAPSGNLFPKHYFRVKHTPYTARRHRIQQDLNIQGE, via the coding sequence ATGGCGAGTCCATTTATATCTCGGTTACTTGTTTTCACCCAGAGGTACAGAGGGAGGCTTCTAGCCATTTCTTGCGCCGGTCTCTTTACTGCCAGTATATCATATCATGTGTTTCCGGAGCAGACCTTTCGGAGGCTGTATCAGAGCTGGTCCAAAGGTGAACCAGTAGAGCTCAGTAATAAGCTTCAGACACTTTTCCAGGATGTCCTACAAGAAGCCTGCATTGCATCCCCATCAGGTTACAAGCCATTTGCAGCCTTTGGATTTCACCCGGTGAGTGCTGGCCTGCCCTTGCTTCCAGGCAGATGTTTAATTGGAATACCCGCTAATTATAACACAAACGAAGCAGGTGGGCCAGGTATTGTAGACCGCGTCCTGTTGGTGAACGGGAAGGAAGTGGTCTGGGACAGTGAGATTGGGGCACATCTAAAAGACTCCTTAATTTTATCAACAGAAGCTCAGAAGTTTGCGCTGGCACGGGAAGCATTTTATGCACAAAATTACAGTCCTGTTATAAAAGCTTCAGTGGCGCCTGCTTGTTTATCGGGTGTCTGTCTTTTTGGCGTGGCAGTAAAACAACTTCTCGGCATCTATTCTGGGCCTGTGGTATTACGGGGACTTTTCAATATGGGTGCACTGTTGCTTGGATTCGTTGTTTACTTTCTTTGCAATGATGCCATCTCTCAGTGGTTAGACTACAGGACTGACCGACAAGTGGCTGCAATTTCTAAATCCTATGCCCAGGGCGGACTGGAGTTTTATGACAAAATACTGGCTCGTAATAGGAGCTTGAGGACTCTCATGGGGAAGCAAGGAGAAACCATGTATGCGCCAAGTGGCAACTTGTTTCCCAAACATTATTTTAGGGTAAAACACACCCCCTACACTGCCAGACGACATCGTATTCAGCAAGATTTGAACATTCAAGGAGAGTGA
- the LOC134584876 gene encoding fibrinogen-like protein 1-like protein: MWVTCTVFALSMFYAAAQEVTNRTVALDIENIENVPDVTKIINLKDVYARKVFFARDCDELYQMGYRKHGLYIIRPDNSIMIVVQCYMHDCGGWTVIQKNSFNTEITWTVAWKTYKFTFGNMASDHWLGHYYIHLLTVQKWNKVKIILVDSKNTTRYAEYDSIYVKDEDHGYQLRLGTYSGDAGDSMTSNSLTNMHDNMKFSTHDRDNDRSYNKNCADKEGGGWWYDSCYVAQLNKQNGIHWATLCDHNCRKSIIMIAPIQMHCYRV; this comes from the exons ATGTGGGTAACATGCACAGTCTTTGCTTTGAGCATGTTTTATGCAGCAGCTCAGGAGGTGACAAACAGGACGGTAGCTTTGGATATTGAGAATATCGAGAACGTGCCAGACGTTACGAAAATCATCAACTTAAAAGATGTGTATGCGAGAAAAG TCTTTTTCGCCAGGGACTGCGATGAACTCTACCAGATGGGCTACCGTAAACACGGTCTTTATATAATCCGGCCAGATAACTCCATCATGATTGTGGTCCAGTGCTACATGCATGACTGTGGTGGGTGGACGGTTATCCAGAAGAATAGCTTTAACACGGAGATCACGTGGACTGTTGCTTGGAAAACATACAAATTCACGTTCGGCAACATGGCATCTGACCATTGGCTCGGCCATTACTATATACACCTGCTAACAGTGCAGAAATGGAACAAAGTAAAGATTATTCTGGTCGATTCTAAAAACACAACCAGGTACGCAGAGTATGACAGTATCTATGTGAAGGATGAAGATCACGGGTACCAGTTGCGACTAGGCACCTACAGCGGTGATGCCGGTGACTCTATGACTTCCAATTCCCTCACGAACATGCATGACAACATGAAGTTTTCCACCCACGACCGCGACAATGATCGAAGCTACAATAAGAACTGTGCTGACAAAGAGGGAGGAGGTTGGTGGTATGACTCGTGCTATGTTGCCCAACTCAATAAGCAAAACGGAATCCACTGGGCAACGTTATGTGACCATAACTGCAGAAAATCCATTATTATGATAGCACCTATCCAAATGCACTGTTATCGGGTCTAG